The Augochlora pura isolate Apur16 unplaced genomic scaffold, APUR_v2.2.1 APUR_unplaced_27, whole genome shotgun sequence genome includes the window CCCGCCATGCTCCGTTATTGAGCGTGGGCGGGGATACCTGGCCGTTGAATGTGGCGATACCGCGGTGGTGGCCATTTATGCGCCCCCCAGTTGGTCCCTCGAGCTTTTCGAACAGTACCTGGACGGGGTAGGGAGATGTATCTCCCGCTGCCAGCCCCTTCCGGTGCTCGTCCTGGGGGATTTTAACTCCAAAGCGACTGCTTGGGGGTCCCCCAGGACGGACTCGAGGGGCCTGGAGGTGCTCGAATGGGCGGTGGGACTTGGGGTCGTGCTGCTTAACACGGGCTCGGTCCATACGTGCGTGCGGCATAACGGGGGCTCCACTGTGGACTTTCATGGGCCACGCCCCGGGCCGCGCGCCGTATCTCGGGGTGGAGAGTGGCGGAGGAGGTCGAGACACTATCGGATCACAGATACATTTTTCTCGACCTCCCCGCCGCCCCAAGGACGACACCCCGGCGTCGCCCAGGTGGAGGAGAGCCACCACCGCGGTGGGCGCTGAAGCGCCCTACACCAGGACGCTCTGATGGCGGCAGCCCACGTCGTGGCCTGGCCAAGTGACGTCAATATGCAGGGAAGCAGTGACATCAATATGTGATGTCATGAaccgttaataacaatttggtaaCTAAGGAGTCTGTCGCGTCTCGATGCTTCTAGAAAGTTCGATTGTGGTCCAACGGAATTATCGATCGGTCCAAAAATATCCTCAATGATGGTAGTCTTTTGTCTTCCTCTCCTTTCGCCTcgttacagtataataaattgaaggaATAAATTTCAGCAAATACAACATGTCCTTGATGTGTTAGCTACagaaatatagatttatttgtGGTCGTCTCTGTCAGCTCGCAGCATTTCAGGTGCGTGTGCTTCTTGCCTAATACATATATGCGTGTGCAGCAATTAGGTGATCATCGAGAAACAAGAAGCGCAACGGTAGTCAGGAGGTTTAGCCCTCGCGATCCTCATGTCACGAGCCCTAGTCAAATATAACAGTTATGCGAATCTATACGTTGCGTGGAGTAATGAAATTAGTCTAGAACTATTCCAGCTTAAGTTACAGTCACCATATTGATCATGCAACACTCACCCTCATTTTAtgttaacataaaaaataataactcaaattttaatcaatgtaATTCGAAAGTAGATTTAGTGCTATCTCTTTCGGCAGAAACTGTAGCGATAATAACGTGGCAGCTGACTCGAAAACAGGGACGCGCGATTGCTATACCACCATGTTGATTTTCGTTGTTTAAATACCTTTCCACGGACCAGGATATTTTCTAGGTAGCCAATCAACAACCGCTGCATTGGTTACAGTCGTGCGAATTTGGGTTTTCCCAATTTACGGTGCTTCCGTACCTGCTGCGCCGAGGCAGGTACATAAATGGACGCGTTGCTCGAACCGGTATAGTCACGGCTACGATATTTAAGGTCGTAAAATCAGTCGAGCCCTAAAGTAACCATGCTGCGGTAGCCGGGGCAATGGTTTACGATCTGAAAATGTCGTCGCCACGACTATACGTTGTCGACACGTTTAATAGTATGCCCGTCAACACATTGGATAATAAATGGCTATAGAACGGTCTTTATTTTCCGACTTGTGAGTTTTCCTGACCTTATcgcattttatattgtaacatttattgAGAAAATTATGCGTgcgaaatttggaaatttcgtGATTCTAGAAATACCTTTTAAAGAATTTCGtgattttatatgtacat containing:
- the LOC144477658 gene encoding uncharacterized protein LOC144477658 encodes the protein MGPTGPIIQANLNRSARAQDLLMQNLAERGAGLAVVSEPHRVPEHPHWVGDSVGFVAILWAGRQGPPPCSVIERGRGYLAVECGDTAVVAIYAPPSWSLELFEQYLDGVGRCISRCQPLPVLVLGDFNSKATAWGSPRTDSRGLEVLEWAVGLGVVLLNTGSVHTYRNIDLFVVVSVSSQHF